One region of Vespa crabro chromosome 15, iyVesCrab1.2, whole genome shotgun sequence genomic DNA includes:
- the LOC124429405 gene encoding synaptic vesicle glycoprotein 2B-like has translation MVKETSEEDKISTITGNVNVDEPAEYERAISVTGFGLFNVLLFMAALPIAWTGAFDTTSPAFILASAECDLQLTFFRKGLLIAFPFIAMLATASLWDYVTIYVGRRTLFVLGLLADSILNILSTAVDSYHVFLLIKFISGVIAGGPPSMVMGYLTEFHSATYKPRFAAWSGFLFSMATIVPAALGFTILPLEWVVDVFGKSYNSWRIYLLLCSIPPVLGLVTASMLPESPKHLMEIGRQDEALKLFRRMYTMNTRKPADTFSIKALVVQKTQLSRPTLRASLEKMRIDLYNTKLLFSAPYLPAFSYVTFLQFGSMLGFNTMRLWVPHMFMILSNYDYEHWKPVGRAPTICEMLDRHAAKPGRLYLNSTNFDDACFEWKINPVVYQNSTIIASSAVLFSFLMGFLMTTRLRKQMILFAAFLISLASSFGINWAQAPPYMLTLAAAVIVTSRIASNVVNAVNADVIPIPLRATSMSIITSSGNLGVALGNVIFSALLDFECLAGFLGLGCFFIICIIITFLYPKPVRASPQSLA, from the exons ATGGTCAAAGAAACATCAGAGGAGGATAAAATCTCAACAATAACCg GTAATGTCAACGTCGATGAACCTGCCGAATATGAAAGAGCTATTTCGGTTACTG gCTTTGGACTGTTCAACGTATTACTCTTCATGGCGGCATTGCCGATAGCATGGACCGGTGCCTTTGATACAACATCACCCGCATTTATTTTAGCATCTGCCGAATGCGACCTGCAACTGACATTTTTTCGAAAAGGACTACTCATTGCATTTCCCTTCATAG CAATGCTGGCCACTGCTTCGTTGTGGGATTACGTGACGATTTACGTAGGCAGAAGGACCTTGTTCGTTCTTGGCTTACTAGCGGATTCCATCCTAAATATACTAAGCACTGCTGTAGACTCGTATCACGTGTTCTTACTCATTAAATTTATCAGCGGTGTCAT AGCTGGCGGTCCACCCTCGATGGTGATGGGATACTTAACAGAATTTCACTCTGCAACATATAAACCACGTTTCGCCGCCTGGTCTGGTTTTCTGTTTTCCATGGCAACTATCGTACCAGCAG cTTTGGGCTTTACTATATTACCCTTAGAATGGGTAGTCGATGTATTTGGTAAAAGCTATAACAGCTGGcgaatttatttacttctttgTTCAATACCACCTGTTCTTGGACTTGTTACTGCTAGCATGTTACCTGAAAGTCCAAAACATCTCATGGAAATTGGAAGGCAGGATGAggcattaaaattatttcgtagAATGTACACCATGAACACAAGAAAACCAGCCGATACGTTCTCG ATAAAAGCTTTGGTCGTCCAGAAGACGCAATTATCACGGCCGACGTTAAGGGCGAGCCTCGAAAAAATGCGAATCGACCTTTACAACACTAAACTCTTGTTCTCGGCGCCTTATCTTCCAGCCTTCTCTTACGTAACTTTCTTACAATTTGGAAGTATGCTCGG TTTTAATACTATGAGATTATGGGTCCCACATATGTTCATGATTTTAAGTAACTATGATTACGAGCATTGGAAACCTGTCGGAAGAGCTCCAACGATATGTGAAATGTTGGATCGTCATGCCGCTAAACCAGGCAGATTATATTTAAACAGTACAAACTTTGACGATGCATGCTTCGAG TGGAAAATCAATCCTGTCGTTTATCAAAATTCAACGATAATTGCATCCTCCGCCGTTCTCTTCAGTTTCCTTATGGGATTTCTAATGACGACGAGATTACGAAAGCAAATGATATTAT TTGCGGCCTTCCTGATATCGCTGGCAAGCAGTTTTGGAATAAATTGGGCACAGGCACCTCCCTATATGCTGACGTTAGCAGCCGCCGTTATCGTGACATCAAGAATAGCGAGTAATGTCGTTAACGCGGTGAATGCCGACGTTATTCCTATACCGTTAAG GGCCACAAGTATGAGTATCATCACGTCCTCCGGAAACTTAGGAGTCGCATTGGGGAATGTTATTTTCTCAGCACTTCTTGATTTCGAGTGTCTCGCAGGTTTCCTCGGTCTTGGCTGTTTTTTCATAA tttGTATCATCATAACGTTCCTATATCCAAAACCGGTAAGGGCATCGCCGCAGAGTTTAGCGTAG